A stretch of Oncorhynchus mykiss isolate Arlee chromosome 12, USDA_OmykA_1.1, whole genome shotgun sequence DNA encodes these proteins:
- the si:dkey-183i3.9 gene encoding uncharacterized protein C11orf87 homolog codes for MTTKESENVGLSIPLCIYNGASQTNGTCMDQMDRFFQPFSSTFALMVLVAMIIGIILVSLAAFHFNKRRMKKRKIQRAQEEYERDNRSPSTKTKREPTRPSIIVRPSPPDSEHRPHSVVQNTSYHIQEDPGTLPIANNESELDMAHIEKGNGQVLETVILS; via the coding sequence ATGACAACCAAGGAGTCAGAGAATGTGGGTCTCTCCATACCACTGTGCATCTACAACGGGGCTTCCCAAACCAACGGCACCTGCATGGACCAAATGGACCGCTTCTTCCAGCCGTTCTCCTCTACCTTTGCGCTCATGGTGCTGGTGGCCATGATCATTGGGATAATATTGGTTTCCCTGGCAGCATTTCACTTTAacaagaggaggatgaagaagaggaagatCCAGCGTGCCCAGGAGGAATACGAGCGTGACAACCGCAGCCCGTCCACCAAGACGAAGAGAGAACCCACGAGACCATCCATTATTGTCCGACCGTCGCCTCCAGATAGTGAACACCGGCCACACTCCGTTGTCCAAAATACCAGTTATCACATTCAGGAGGACCCTGGTACCTTACCCATTGCAAATAATGAGTCAGAATTGGATATGGCACACATTGAGAAAGGAAATGGACAAGTCCTGGAAACGGTCATCTTGTCTTGA